A window of Clostridium sp. 'White wine YQ' contains these coding sequences:
- a CDS encoding response regulator transcription factor, whose amino-acid sequence MFKIMIVEDDKKMSEIILENIVRWGFEGHRVENFNDTFNDFVKYDPQLVLMDINLPSHDGFYWCGKIREVSKVPIIFISSRNTNMDIIMAVNMGGDDFIQKPFSLDVLMAKVNALLRRTYDYINAFSSVIEHQGVVLNLKDSSVIYNDKKLELTKNEFKILYTLMQDKGEIVSRDEIMRALWEDESFVDDNTLTVNINRLRKKLEDIGLKSYIQTKKGQGYVIL is encoded by the coding sequence ATGTTTAAAATAATGATTGTAGAAGATGACAAAAAAATGAGTGAAATAATCTTAGAAAATATAGTAAGATGGGGATTCGAAGGACATAGAGTTGAAAACTTTAATGATACCTTTAATGATTTTGTAAAATATGATCCTCAGCTTGTTTTAATGGATATAAATCTTCCCTCTCATGATGGCTTTTATTGGTGCGGCAAGATTAGAGAAGTGTCAAAGGTTCCAATAATCTTTATATCCTCTAGAAATACTAATATGGATATAATAATGGCTGTAAACATGGGTGGAGATGACTTTATTCAAAAGCCTTTTTCGTTAGATGTACTTATGGCAAAGGTAAATGCCCTTTTAAGAAGGACTTATGACTATATAAATGCTTTTTCAAGTGTAATTGAGCATCAAGGAGTGGTTCTTAACCTAAAGGATAGTTCAGTTATATATAATGACAAAAAACTAGAGCTTACTAAGAATGAATTTAAAATCCTTTATACCCTTATGCAAGATAAGGGGGAGATAGTAAGTAGAGATGAAATAATGAGAGCTCTATGGGAAGATGAGAGCTTTGTTGATGATAATACCCTAACGGTAAATATTAATAGACTTAGAAAGAAACTTGAGGATATAGGTCTTAAAAGTTATATCCAAACTAAGAAAGGGCAAGGGTATGTTATTCTATGA
- a CDS encoding MFS transporter — protein MVKKLSAYKTYLIYSAITGLCFSLIATIMIVYHVEKVHLNPLQLILVGTTLEAACFIFEIPTGIVADVYSRKLSIVIGTVLMGVGFILEGSVPSFIFVLLAQIVWGLGATFISGATEAWIAEEEKTRDLEQVYIKGAQAGQVGSVVGIILSTIIANFYISMPFIISGCLSIILGIFLAFFMPEMNFKTSAPEDINTFRKMGHTFKTGYKFIKSKSIIVILLLVTLFYGLSSEGYDRLSNAHFLQDTTLPRLWNLQPVTWFGIFGIAGMILSTIVMQLISKRIEKEEESHSGRLLLGVNAFYTVFMLVFALTKNFNLMLIAFLSVNMFRTINEPVFSAWLNNHIEDNARATILSMNSQINAFGQIIGGPIIGIIATKFSIGIGIACTSLLVTPVLALYMISIIMDKKSVNKI, from the coding sequence ATGGTTAAAAAACTTTCAGCGTATAAAACTTATTTAATATATTCAGCAATTACAGGTCTATGCTTTTCATTAATAGCTACAATTATGATAGTGTATCATGTGGAAAAGGTTCATTTAAACCCACTTCAGCTTATTCTTGTGGGAACAACCTTAGAGGCAGCCTGCTTTATTTTTGAAATACCTACAGGGATAGTTGCAGATGTATATAGTCGCAAACTTTCTATCGTTATTGGTACAGTTTTAATGGGTGTAGGCTTCATATTAGAAGGTTCTGTTCCAAGTTTTATATTTGTACTTCTAGCGCAGATAGTATGGGGCTTAGGTGCAACCTTTATTAGTGGAGCAACTGAGGCTTGGATTGCAGAAGAAGAGAAAACAAGAGATTTAGAACAAGTGTATATTAAAGGTGCGCAAGCAGGACAAGTTGGTTCAGTAGTAGGTATAATCTTAAGTACAATTATTGCTAATTTTTATATTAGTATGCCTTTTATAATTAGCGGATGCTTAAGCATAATTCTAGGAATATTTTTAGCTTTCTTTATGCCAGAGATGAATTTTAAAACCTCTGCACCAGAAGATATAAATACCTTTAGAAAAATGGGACATACATTTAAAACAGGTTATAAGTTTATAAAAAGTAAATCTATAATAGTTATTTTACTTTTAGTAACTTTATTTTATGGTTTATCTAGTGAAGGGTATGACAGACTTTCTAATGCGCATTTTTTACAAGATACTACCTTGCCAAGACTTTGGAATCTTCAGCCAGTAACATGGTTTGGGATATTTGGAATAGCAGGAATGATTTTAAGTACAATAGTAATGCAGTTAATTTCAAAAAGAATAGAGAAGGAAGAAGAGAGTCATAGTGGGAGATTATTATTAGGTGTTAATGCATTCTATACAGTCTTCATGTTAGTGTTTGCCTTAACAAAGAACTTTAACTTAATGCTAATAGCATTTTTATCAGTAAATATGTTTAGAACCATAAATGAGCCAGTATTTAGTGCCTGGCTAAATAATCATATAGAAGATAATGCAAGAGCAACCATACTTTCTATGAATTCGCAAATTAATGCCTTTGGGCAAATTATAGGTGGTCCTATTATTGGGATTATAGCAACAAAGTTTTCTATAGGAATTGGAATAGCTTGCACATCACTTTTAGTTACACCAGTTTTAGCTTTATATATGATATCTATAATTATGGATAAAAAGAGCGTGAATAAGATATAA
- a CDS encoding MarR family winged helix-turn-helix transcriptional regulator, producing the protein MCKGTNCIHKIMNLLRVIQGSLNGHIESSAENLGITTSQFMVMFEIYNNKDISLIELSEKLDLPKSSVSRLVDQLVNKEIVIREIPKENRRTVKLSISPEFLKSTDVCNITSELNESIIGDLEPQKTEAIISALEDLILVLKKKSTN; encoded by the coding sequence ATGTGTAAAGGAACTAATTGTATTCATAAAATAATGAACTTGCTTAGAGTAATTCAAGGAAGCTTAAACGGTCATATTGAGTCAAGTGCAGAGAATTTGGGAATAACAACTTCTCAATTTATGGTCATGTTTGAGATATATAATAATAAAGATATCTCCTTAATAGAACTAAGTGAAAAGCTTGATTTGCCAAAAAGTTCAGTTTCTAGATTAGTTGATCAACTTGTTAATAAAGAAATTGTAATAAGGGAGATACCTAAAGAAAATAGAAGAACAGTTAAGTTATCTATTTCACCTGAATTTTTAAAAAGTACAGATGTATGCAATATTACGAGTGAACTTAATGAGTCTATAATTGGAGACTTAGAACCTCAAAAAACTGAGGCAATTATCTCAGCCTTAGAAGATCTTATTTTGGTATTAAAAAAGAAAAGTACAAATTAG
- a CDS encoding EFR1 family ferrodoxin (N-terminal region resembles flavodoxins. C-terminal ferrodoxin region binds two 4Fe-4S clusters.) has translation MSTTIYYFSGTGNSLKVSKAVKEGLGDANLIQITKDNLPITKDMSSDKIGFVFPIYFTGVPLMVKKFVENLEVNKSAYIFAIATFGGTTTIALNQIEDILSKKGASLSAGFTVRMPGNYQVMYDAYSKEVQEERFKVADEQIINIVDSIKKNEQTKVKISGVKIAFGRLAYKTFKPNNMDKNFWVTEKCNGCSTCSKVCPTNNIKMVEGKPEWQHNCEICLACMQWCPQKSIQYKKNTLKRGRYHHPDIKVNELIQNR, from the coding sequence ATGAGTACTACAATTTATTATTTTAGCGGAACAGGTAATTCTTTGAAGGTATCAAAAGCAGTAAAAGAAGGATTAGGAGATGCAAATCTTATACAAATAACTAAAGATAACCTGCCAATTACTAAAGATATGTCATCTGATAAGATTGGCTTTGTATTCCCTATATATTTTACTGGAGTACCTTTAATGGTTAAAAAGTTTGTAGAAAATCTTGAAGTGAATAAATCAGCATATATTTTTGCTATTGCAACCTTTGGTGGAACTACGACAATAGCATTAAATCAAATTGAAGACATACTAAGTAAAAAAGGAGCTTCTCTTTCAGCTGGCTTTACAGTAAGAATGCCAGGTAATTATCAAGTTATGTATGATGCATATTCAAAAGAAGTTCAAGAAGAGCGTTTTAAAGTAGCTGATGAACAAATAATAAACATAGTAGACAGTATAAAGAAAAATGAACAGACTAAAGTAAAGATTAGTGGAGTAAAGATAGCTTTTGGAAGATTAGCATATAAGACTTTTAAGCCTAATAATATGGATAAAAATTTTTGGGTAACAGAAAAATGTAACGGCTGTAGTACTTGCTCAAAGGTTTGTCCTACGAATAATATTAAAATGGTAGAAGGAAAACCAGAATGGCAGCATAACTGTGAAATATGCTTAGCATGCATGCAATGGTGTCCACAAAAATCTATTCAATATAAGAAAAATACTTTGAAAAGAGGAAGATATCATCATCCAGATATAAAGGTAAATGAATTAATTCAAAACCGTTAG
- the rpsU gene encoding 30S ribosomal protein S21 produces MSEIRVRENESLEQALSRFKRSCAKSGVLSEVRKREHYEKPSVKRKKKSEAARKRKFK; encoded by the coding sequence ATGTCAGAAATCAGAGTGAGAGAAAATGAATCATTAGAGCAAGCGTTATCAAGATTTAAACGTAGCTGTGCTAAATCTGGAGTCCTTTCAGAGGTTAGAAAAAGAGAACACTATGAAAAACCTAGCGTAAAGAGAAAGAAAAAATCAGAAGCAGCTAGAAAAAGAAAGTTTAAATAA
- a CDS encoding GNAT family N-acetyltransferase, producing the protein MPDIIIDLLKESDAQELFKFELKNRSFFERVGFPRGDNYYELNSFNTIIKELVQEQENGLVYMYLIKDNAGMILGRINLVSIERGCFNKAELGYRVGEEHQGKGYVTSAVKLILDEAVNKHGLHRLEAGTSPNNIGSQIALIKNGFQFVGRYNKYIYKNGEWCDSIYFEKILD; encoded by the coding sequence ATGCCAGATATTATAATAGATTTACTTAAGGAATCAGATGCACAAGAACTTTTTAAATTTGAACTTAAAAATAGATCTTTTTTTGAAAGAGTTGGTTTCCCAAGAGGAGATAATTATTATGAATTAAATAGCTTCAATACAATAATAAAGGAGTTAGTTCAGGAACAAGAGAATGGATTAGTATATATGTATTTAATAAAGGATAATGCTGGAATGATCCTTGGAAGAATAAATTTAGTATCAATAGAAAGAGGATGTTTTAATAAGGCTGAACTGGGTTATAGAGTTGGTGAGGAACATCAAGGAAAGGGATATGTAACAAGTGCGGTAAAACTTATTTTAGATGAAGCAGTCAATAAGCATGGACTACATAGATTAGAAGCAGGCACATCACCTAATAACATTGGTTCCCAAATAGCATTAATTAAGAATGGCTTTCAATTTGTTGGACGTTATAATAAATATATTTACAAAAATGGAGAATGGTGTGATAGCATTTATTTTGAGAAAATACTCGATTAA
- a CDS encoding DUF3883 domain-containing protein, producing the protein MLEELKIYKELLNYNELYALVEYVYKNNCEFNINSLAKFFGYAKSKSIPTQILLLNIGIIQENNEKLMLSEKLLQSDFQFNTFKLALCDFFLDSIIEKSESNIIPLDKIKYDTKYGYYIPLSYIKLKYSCIRNFLISIEFFYLDDINNKLLINPIYNETLKKYVSKRRKQISLETLKGILELEERYGKEAELFVLSYEKKRLNDSLLSNCIEIISEIDVTAGYDICSYNTKKSIEHDRYIEVKSYNKKIDFYWSKNEINIAKVYSDKYYLYLVDRDRINDETYTPIIIKNPLKILQSDKYFIEIEKYHIKYIDN; encoded by the coding sequence ATGTTAGAAGAACTAAAGATTTATAAAGAGTTATTAAATTATAATGAATTATACGCATTAGTTGAATACGTCTATAAAAATAATTGTGAATTCAATATTAATAGTTTAGCAAAATTTTTTGGATATGCTAAAAGTAAATCAATTCCTACCCAAATATTATTATTAAATATAGGTATAATACAAGAAAATAATGAAAAACTTATGCTTAGTGAAAAATTACTTCAAAGTGATTTTCAGTTTAATACATTTAAACTAGCACTATGTGACTTCTTTCTAGATTCTATTATTGAGAAAAGTGAAAGTAATATAATTCCGTTAGATAAGATTAAGTATGATACAAAGTATGGGTATTATATTCCACTGTCATATATTAAGTTAAAATATTCTTGCATAAGAAATTTTTTAATTTCAATTGAATTCTTTTACTTAGATGATATTAATAATAAGTTGCTAATAAACCCAATATACAATGAAACATTAAAAAAATATGTATCTAAAAGGAGAAAACAAATTTCACTCGAAACACTTAAAGGAATATTAGAACTAGAAGAGCGCTATGGAAAAGAGGCTGAATTATTTGTATTAAGTTATGAAAAAAAAAGATTGAACGATTCCTTATTATCTAATTGTATTGAAATAATTTCTGAAATAGATGTAACAGCTGGATATGATATTTGCTCATATAATACAAAAAAAAGTATTGAACATGATAGGTATATAGAAGTAAAGTCATATAATAAGAAAATAGATTTTTATTGGTCTAAAAATGAAATTAATATAGCAAAAGTATATAGCGATAAATATTATCTATATTTAGTGGATAGAGATAGAATTAATGATGAAACATATACGCCAATTATAATAAAAAATCCTCTAAAAATTCTTCAGTCTGATAAATATTTTATAGAAATAGAAAAGTATCATATAAAATATATTGATAATTAA
- a CDS encoding DEAD/DEAH box helicase — translation MIIKIDICENEFILSGDIEALLKNRRYKLFFKNYFEYEVDDKIIKVFFQKENKEVVLNKLRSFFRKNDIEEQLTDNINDILEEYFIEDNNFENFSKKALNIRNNVCNTNEFSKFTSVLREKLPHRTLYPLQLLSAFHLAFSQNSCNFSVPGAGKTSIVYGAFGYLSSLDKDDIKKVDKIVIVGPLSSFGPWESEFFECFGSKPSVKRLSGMSKEKRREYLISDNIADITLISYQGVYSIIKELSFLLRENKVMLVLDEAHKIKNTDGGIAAKAILEIAQYAKSRVILTGTPAPNGYEDLYNLFRFIWPNKDIIKFKVNQLREMSNNKYDVRIKNLIKNLEPYFIRIRKSDLGLPEVASIPPIEIEMGEKQREIYRYIEKKYMDYLIEKDLESSALKEYLTRARVIRLMQAATNPNLLKQPIEKYILEETSGGEIYFDDSEIMNKVLKYTDSEIPSKYTYALKIINRKIQKGEKVIVWSIYVNNIKEFSKFLLDNNIKNKLLYGETPVDGNYDGEDIETREKIVKEFHEKDSLFNVIIANPFAVAESISLHKVCHTAIYLDRSFNAAQFLQSKDRIHRYGLDASIRTEYYYLISKDSIEETIDRRLEEKEERLMKIIESSSIPLFDNVGDDIGNDDIKALIRDYVRRTKDL, via the coding sequence ATGATTATTAAAATTGATATATGCGAGAATGAATTTATATTAAGTGGCGATATTGAAGCATTATTGAAAAATAGAAGATATAAATTATTTTTCAAGAACTATTTTGAATATGAAGTTGATGATAAGATTATTAAAGTATTTTTCCAAAAGGAAAATAAAGAAGTGGTCTTGAATAAATTAAGATCTTTTTTTAGAAAAAATGATATTGAAGAGCAATTAACAGATAATATAAATGATATTTTAGAAGAATATTTTATCGAGGATAATAACTTTGAAAACTTTTCAAAGAAGGCATTAAATATACGTAATAATGTTTGTAATACTAATGAATTTAGTAAATTTACTTCAGTATTGAGAGAAAAGTTACCTCATAGAACGTTATACCCATTACAACTTTTATCAGCATTTCATTTAGCATTTTCGCAAAATAGTTGTAATTTTTCTGTGCCTGGAGCTGGAAAGACAAGCATAGTATATGGCGCATTTGGGTACTTAAGCAGTCTGGATAAAGATGATATTAAAAAAGTAGATAAAATAGTAATAGTTGGACCATTAAGCTCATTTGGTCCATGGGAAAGTGAATTCTTTGAATGTTTCGGTAGTAAACCTAGTGTAAAAAGACTATCTGGGATGAGTAAAGAAAAGCGTAGAGAATATCTTATAAGTGATAATATAGCTGATATTACCTTGATTTCATATCAAGGAGTTTACTCAATAATTAAAGAACTATCTTTTTTATTAAGAGAAAATAAAGTTATGCTCGTATTAGATGAAGCTCATAAAATTAAAAATACTGACGGCGGAATAGCGGCTAAAGCTATTTTGGAAATTGCACAATATGCAAAGTCAAGAGTTATATTGACTGGTACGCCAGCTCCTAATGGATACGAAGATTTATACAACTTATTTAGATTTATTTGGCCTAACAAAGATATTATAAAATTTAAAGTTAATCAACTAAGAGAAATGAGTAATAATAAATACGATGTAAGAATTAAAAATTTAATTAAAAATTTAGAACCTTACTTCATCAGAATAAGAAAAAGTGACTTGGGATTGCCAGAAGTAGCATCTATACCTCCTATAGAGATAGAAATGGGAGAGAAGCAAAGAGAAATTTATAGGTACATTGAAAAGAAATATATGGATTATTTAATAGAGAAGGATTTAGAATCAAGTGCATTAAAGGAATATTTAACAAGAGCTAGAGTTATCAGATTAATGCAAGCTGCTACAAACCCCAATTTATTAAAGCAACCAATAGAAAAGTATATTTTAGAAGAGACAAGTGGAGGAGAAATTTATTTTGATGACTCTGAAATAATGAATAAAGTCTTAAAATATACTGATAGTGAAATACCTTCAAAGTATACTTATGCATTGAAAATTATTAATAGAAAGATTCAAAAAGGGGAGAAGGTCATAGTTTGGAGTATTTATGTAAATAATATCAAGGAATTTAGTAAATTTTTATTAGATAATAATATTAAAAATAAATTGTTATATGGAGAAACTCCAGTTGATGGTAATTATGATGGAGAAGATATTGAAACAAGGGAAAAAATAGTAAAAGAATTTCATGAAAAAGATTCATTATTCAATGTTATCATTGCAAATCCATTTGCAGTTGCTGAATCAATATCTCTTCACAAAGTTTGTCATACAGCTATATATTTAGATAGAAGTTTTAATGCTGCACAATTTCTTCAATCAAAGGATAGGATACATAGATATGGATTAGACGCTAGTATAAGAACAGAGTATTATTACTTAATATCAAAAGATAGTATTGAAGAAACCATAGATAGAAGGTTGGAAGAGAAGGAAGAAAGATTAATGAAGATTATTGAAAGTAGTAGTATTCCTCTGTTTGATAATGTAGGTGATGATATAGGTAATGATGATATAAAGGCACTAATAAGGGATTATGTTAGAAGAACTAAAGATTTATAA
- a CDS encoding DNA cytosine methyltransferase, whose product MKVADFFCGGGGFSEGFRQAGFDVVFAVDKWEPAVITHKANHPKCKTIKMDIIELSNLPDKEFHEKIPDTEIIIGSPPCVAFSSSNKSGKGDKTMGIKLIKAFLKIVYRKKYKKDSILKYWILENVPNAQKYIKEYYTSEELGISGGSERLQIFKESTNVYAALDYAAPTKRKRFICGDFITPKKIIIDNEKLTLGYILKTLGEPCTRDRLVKDPNWNFKMKSSLISDLNYISEVADFEWKKAKRLKQDKGYMGKMAFPERLDQPARTIMATMSTSSRESFILGYKEGSFRLPTVREVATIMSFPIDYRFYGKSESIKYKLVGNAVPPKFSYALGIAIANEENMKIPEKHVKIKHDKSISFTDLNFKIIPLNKEKRKKITSKFKYHIPYMIINTYRVELTNHNSDFKNENFIWNTEIHKSQGSTAKIIRIDKEDIILENKLIDKINKLVLDIKNKVVSFDNLQYNFTLTDFERDYNSWGPYEVLDSIKIFIDNQIDNIELNRMIQIKEEKIPFGTLVGYYILLEFLEKLKG is encoded by the coding sequence ATGAAAGTAGCAGATTTTTTTTGTGGTGGTGGAGGATTTTCAGAAGGATTTAGACAAGCAGGTTTTGATGTTGTATTTGCAGTTGATAAATGGGAACCAGCAGTTATAACGCATAAAGCAAATCATCCTAAATGTAAAACAATAAAAATGGATATAATCGAATTATCAAATTTACCTGATAAAGAATTTCATGAAAAAATTCCAGATACGGAGATAATAATTGGATCTCCCCCATGTGTAGCATTTTCAAGTTCCAATAAATCTGGAAAAGGCGACAAGACAATGGGAATAAAACTAATAAAAGCATTTTTGAAGATTGTTTATAGAAAAAAATATAAAAAGGATTCAATTCTCAAGTATTGGATATTAGAAAATGTGCCTAATGCCCAAAAATATATTAAAGAGTACTATACTAGTGAGGAATTAGGTATTTCTGGGGGAAGTGAAAGGCTTCAAATATTTAAAGAATCAACAAATGTTTATGCTGCCTTAGATTATGCAGCACCAACAAAGAGAAAAAGATTTATTTGTGGTGACTTTATTACCCCTAAAAAAATAATTATAGATAATGAGAAATTAACATTAGGATATATATTGAAGACTTTAGGAGAGCCGTGCACTAGAGATAGGTTAGTAAAGGATCCAAATTGGAATTTTAAGATGAAGTCAAGCTTGATTTCTGATTTAAATTATATAAGTGAAGTAGCTGATTTTGAATGGAAAAAAGCAAAAAGATTAAAGCAAGATAAAGGATATATGGGTAAGATGGCATTTCCTGAAAGGTTAGATCAGCCTGCAAGAACCATAATGGCTACTATGTCAACCTCTTCTAGAGAATCTTTTATTTTAGGATATAAAGAGGGTAGTTTTAGATTGCCTACAGTAAGAGAAGTAGCAACAATTATGTCATTTCCAATTGATTATAGATTTTATGGGAAATCTGAAAGTATAAAGTATAAATTGGTTGGAAATGCAGTACCACCAAAATTTTCATATGCATTAGGAATTGCAATAGCTAATGAAGAAAATATGAAGATTCCTGAGAAACATGTAAAGATAAAGCATGATAAGTCTATTTCTTTTACTGACTTAAATTTCAAGATAATTCCATTGAATAAAGAAAAACGAAAAAAAATAACTTCTAAGTTTAAATATCATATTCCATATATGATTATAAATACATATAGAGTTGAATTAACAAATCACAATTCGGATTTTAAGAATGAAAATTTTATTTGGAATACAGAAATTCATAAAAGCCAGGGATCAACAGCAAAAATTATAAGAATTGATAAAGAAGATATTATACTAGAAAATAAGTTAATTGATAAGATAAATAAATTAGTATTGGATATTAAAAACAAAGTAGTGAGTTTTGATAATCTACAATATAATTTTACACTTACTGATTTTGAACGAGACTATAATTCCTGGGGTCCATATGAGGTACTAGATTCTATAAAAATATTTATTGATAATCAGATTGATAATATTGAGTTAAATAGAATGATACAAATAAAAGAGGAGAAAATTCCTTTTGGAACTTTAGTAGGATATTATATTTTATTGGAATTTTTAGAAAAATTGAAGGGGTAG
- a CDS encoding DUF3784 domain-containing protein, whose amino-acid sequence MWFIVALFLVLTITFLSGKGGFLIAGYNTASKEEKAKYDEKKLCRVMGIGMGVITIVLAIPAILKDNTPNFYIGLMIAVIMITIIGILVVTNTICKVSNPEVTHESKEDEARSRKLTKFTLIFTLVVFAVVGVILVTGDIKVSLNDKEISIEATYWKDQTIAYKDIQSVTYSEDLSIGSRTNGVGSLRLNEGHFNNNLFGDYILYSYTKCKTYVVIKTNSDIFVVNGKSSEDTKRLYEEIREKI is encoded by the coding sequence ATGTGGTTTATAGTAGCTTTATTTTTAGTACTTACCATTACTTTTCTTTCAGGAAAAGGTGGATTCTTAATAGCTGGATATAATACAGCAAGTAAAGAAGAGAAAGCAAAATATGATGAGAAAAAACTATGCCGTGTTATGGGAATAGGTATGGGGGTAATCACCATCGTTTTAGCAATACCAGCAATATTAAAGGATAATACTCCTAATTTTTATATTGGACTAATGATAGCAGTGATTATGATAACAATTATTGGTATATTAGTAGTAACTAATACAATATGCAAAGTTAGTAATCCTGAAGTGACTCACGAGAGTAAAGAAGATGAGGCAAGGTCGAGGAAGCTTACCAAATTTACGTTGATATTTACTCTTGTGGTATTTGCCGTTGTAGGAGTAATTCTTGTAACTGGGGACATAAAGGTTAGTTTAAATGATAAGGAGATTAGTATTGAAGCAACTTACTGGAAAGATCAAACCATAGCCTATAAAGATATTCAATCAGTAACTTATTCAGAAGATTTAAGCATAGGAAGTAGAACAAATGGAGTTGGAAGCTTAAGACTTAATGAAGGACATTTTAATAATAACTTATTTGGAGATTATATTTTATATTCTTATACTAAGTGCAAGACTTATGTAGTAATTAAGACAAACTCAGATATCTTTGTTGTAAATGGAAAGAGTAGTGAGGATACTAAGAGGCTTTATGAGGAGATTAGGGAGAAAATATAA
- a CDS encoding nucleotide pyrophosphohydrolase, with product MKDTIERVRKFRNDRDWSQFHTPENLAKAINIEAGELLEHFLWDNNFDKEDVCDELADVFVYCMHMADALDVNIEEIINRKMDKNEKKYPVEKAKGNSKKYTEL from the coding sequence ATGAAAGATACAATTGAAAGAGTTAGAAAATTCAGAAACGATAGAGATTGGTCACAGTTCCACACTCCAGAGAATTTGGCTAAAGCTATAAATATAGAAGCAGGTGAACTTTTAGAGCACTTTCTTTGGGATAATAATTTTGATAAGGAAGATGTTTGTGATGAATTAGCGGATGTATTTGTTTATTGCATGCATATGGCAGATGCGTTAGATGTAAATATTGAAGAAATAATAAATAGAAAAATGGACAAGAATGAAAAGAAATATCCAGTAGAAAAAGCAAAGGGAAACAGCAAAAAATATACTGAGCTTTAA
- a CDS encoding DUF2085 domain-containing protein — protein MNLRDKINEEYGKVPLCNGKRCRGIIINGFCLPLCWRCTSVLMGILIFFFTLVLMRVNYTEIKYVKPLVSGILFEVPILIDCIFQYKYKKESTNFKRFITGMLSGIGISIFAVVISNLIGKYIN, from the coding sequence ATGAATTTAAGAGATAAAATTAATGAAGAATATGGTAAGGTACCTTTGTGTAATGGTAAAAGATGTAGAGGTATTATAATAAACGGATTTTGTTTACCTCTATGCTGGAGGTGTACATCTGTACTTATGGGAATACTAATATTCTTTTTCACACTTGTACTTATGCGGGTTAATTATACGGAGATTAAATACGTAAAACCATTGGTTTCAGGAATTTTATTTGAAGTTCCTATTTTAATAGATTGTATATTTCAGTACAAATATAAAAAAGAGAGCACTAATTTCAAAAGATTTATAACTGGAATGCTATCAGGAATCGGAATCAGTATATTTGCTGTTGTTATATCAAATTTAATAGGAAAGTATATAAATTAA